In Zygosaccharomyces rouxii strain CBS732 chromosome E complete sequence, the DNA window CTTTTACGCTTTAATGCAAAATGTATAGATGCTTCCTTTAATCTTTCCAGTTAAAATCCATCCCATCGGGAAAAATTATTCGTATGAATTCCAAAGCAGTCCAAAATTCTTCCGCAGGATTGTTCTATAATGTCATCCAGGGAAGTAGGTTTTGTATAAAAAGCAGGAACAGGTGGAAAGATAATAACTCCCATTCTCGCTAGAGAAAGCATATTTTCTAAATGGATTTCAGACAATGGAGTCTCCCTAGGAACAACGAGAAGTTTTCGTTTCTCTTTGAGAGTCACATCCGCTGCCCTTACAATCAAATCTTCCGTATATCCACATCTGATAGCCGCTAAAGTTTTCATCGAGCACGGAACAACTATCATACCATCATGAAGGAATGATCCAGAAGAAACAGCTGCCGCTACATTTTTAGCCGGATAAGTGTGCGTTGCAATGGAACgtaaatcttccaaagtaaAATCAGTTTCATACTTCATCGTTGCCATTCCCCACTTGGAAATGATAAGATGTGTTTCAAcatttaattcttttaatATCTGTAAGATACGCACCCCGAGAGCTATCCCTGTAGCGCCTGTAATAGATACGACAATTCTTTTAGGCTTTGGTGCAACTGTCCCATTACACACTTGTTTTTCTGTCAAACTacttgaagaagaatttctcTTTGCCAGGTTTGTGCCAAATGAGCGTAATTTTACCGGACCCCGGACTTGTGAGAAACAAAAAGACCTAACGTGGCCTCCGACACACAATGCTCTGGAGAAGAATTGCATTCCAAGCATGCTCGTTGGAAAAAATACTTATAATCTTATCAGCCTAATATTCAAGTCATAAAGATTTTTTTCCCCttcaattgcatttttatAGTTGGCCTTGAAATTTCCCAACTCTCGAATATCTTGTCTTTATCATTCGGTCGGTTCTTAATGTTTTGGAACATATTTagtttttaaaatttttcaa includes these proteins:
- the PAD1 gene encoding phenylacrylic acid decarboxylase PAD1 (similar to uniprot|P33751 Saccharomyces cerevisiae YDR538W PAD1 Phenylacrylic acid decarboxylase confers resistance to cinnamic acid decarboxylates aromatic carboxylic acids to the corresponding vinyl derivatives), whose product is MLGMQFFSRALCVGGHVRSFCFSQVRGPVKLRSFGTNLAKRNSSSSSLTEKQVCNGTVAPKPKRIVVSITGATGIALGVRILQILKELNVETHLIISKWGMATMKYETDFTLEDLRSIATHTYPAKNVAAAVSSGSFLHDGMIVVPCSMKTLAAIRCGYTEDLIVRAADVTLKEKRKLLVVPRETPLSEIHLENMLSLARMGVIIFPPVPAFYTKPTSLDDIIEQSCGRILDCFGIHTNNFSRWDGF